The Streptomyces camelliae genome window below encodes:
- a CDS encoding prenyltransferase/squalene oxidase repeat-containing protein, translating to MNVRRSAAALAAVGVLAAAAPATAAGPSPSPKVALPSGLYGTSDPTYDGVWRQSLTLIAQRTAGYEPAAKAVDWLAGQQCANGAFAAFRAAPDRACDSKVMVDTNSTAAAVQALKAVGGHGAAVGKAVDWLKSVQNKDGGWGYSPGGASDTNSTSVVIGALAAVGTDPADVHQAGRSPYDLLAAMSVPCGQVGGGGLAYQPDKKGTLYANADAGAAGVLGALGKGFVTTAGKAPATSACVTAKHLTPAQIADNAGANLASVVARRGHLTSTLPGTMDQPDYGNTADTVVALAADGRVGQALQTYTWLEHNATRWAEQSGPAAYAQLILAAHAVGAQPGDFGGTSLVRSLNQLGPAPSMPSAGHETKKSGKSDGGSAFGVWWFVGVCLVAGIGIGFLLSGRKKSQL from the coding sequence ATGAACGTCCGCCGCAGCGCCGCGGCTCTCGCCGCCGTAGGCGTGCTGGCCGCCGCCGCGCCCGCCACGGCCGCCGGGCCGTCCCCGTCGCCCAAGGTCGCGCTCCCGTCCGGGCTCTACGGCACCTCCGACCCGACCTACGACGGTGTGTGGCGCCAGTCGCTGACGCTGATCGCCCAGCGCACGGCCGGCTACGAGCCCGCCGCGAAGGCCGTGGACTGGCTCGCCGGCCAGCAGTGCGCGAACGGCGCCTTCGCCGCGTTCCGTGCCGCCCCGGACCGGGCCTGCGACAGCAAGGTCATGGTGGACACCAACAGCACGGCCGCCGCCGTACAGGCGCTGAAGGCGGTCGGCGGGCACGGGGCCGCGGTCGGCAAGGCCGTGGACTGGCTGAAGTCCGTGCAGAACAAGGACGGCGGCTGGGGCTACTCCCCGGGCGGGGCCAGCGACACCAACTCCACCTCGGTCGTCATCGGCGCGCTGGCCGCCGTCGGCACGGACCCGGCGGACGTCCACCAGGCGGGCAGGTCCCCGTACGACCTGCTGGCCGCCATGTCCGTCCCCTGCGGCCAGGTCGGCGGCGGTGGCCTCGCCTACCAGCCGGACAAGAAGGGCACGCTGTACGCCAACGCGGACGCCGGGGCGGCGGGCGTGCTGGGTGCGCTCGGCAAGGGGTTCGTGACGACGGCCGGCAAGGCGCCCGCCACCAGCGCGTGCGTCACCGCCAAGCACCTCACCCCGGCGCAGATCGCGGACAACGCGGGCGCGAACCTCGCGTCGGTCGTCGCGCGGAGGGGTCACCTGACGTCCACGCTGCCCGGCACCATGGACCAGCCGGACTACGGCAACACGGCGGACACGGTCGTCGCGCTCGCCGCCGACGGGCGCGTCGGGCAGGCGCTGCAGACGTACACCTGGCTGGAGCACAACGCCACTCGCTGGGCCGAGCAGAGCGGCCCGGCCGCCTACGCCCAGCTGATCCTGGCCGCGCACGCGGTCGGCGCGCAGCCGGGTGACTTCGGCGGCACCAGCCTGGTCCGGTCCCTCAACCAGCTGGGCCCGGCCCCGAGCATGCCCTCCGCCGGGCACGAGACCAAGAAGTCCGGGAAGTCCGACGGCGGTTCGGCGTTCGGCGTGTGGTGGTTCGTCGGTGTCTGCCTCGTCGCGGGCATCGGCATCGGCTTCCTGCTGAGCGGTCGGAAGAAGTCGCAGCTGTGA
- a CDS encoding XRE family transcriptional regulator yields the protein MSDAYTSLAEILARLGELTGRSGRLPEALDVADLSHRTGIPVGVVVELLGGGRAPETCLSGRVRQRLDFIRETRRRPDGKRYSLDELARIAGTSRQWLSEWRKSGMPGLEHTDRLRRFFGLPAGFFTADEPEALHEALQPVLQALEAEADPLLRLRESGLVRLAARAPQMNARQLATLADLAEMIISSERAGDAAR from the coding sequence GTGAGTGACGCCTACACCTCGCTGGCCGAAATCCTGGCCAGACTGGGGGAGTTGACCGGTCGCTCGGGCCGGCTGCCGGAGGCCCTCGACGTGGCCGACCTCTCCCATCGCACCGGCATCCCCGTCGGCGTCGTCGTGGAACTGCTCGGCGGCGGGCGGGCGCCCGAGACCTGTCTGTCCGGACGGGTGCGCCAGCGACTGGACTTCATCCGCGAGACGCGGCGCCGGCCCGACGGCAAGCGGTACTCGCTGGACGAGCTGGCCAGGATCGCCGGCACCAGCAGGCAGTGGCTGAGCGAGTGGCGCAAGAGCGGGATGCCGGGCCTGGAGCACACCGACCGGCTGCGCCGGTTCTTCGGGCTGCCGGCCGGCTTCTTCACGGCCGACGAACCGGAGGCCCTGCACGAGGCGTTGCAGCCGGTGCTCCAGGCACTGGAGGCCGAGGCGGACCCGCTGCTGCGGCTGCGCGAGAGCGGGCTGGTGCGGCTCGCCGCGCGGGCCCCGCAGATGAACGCCCGCCAGCTGGCCACCCTCGCCGACCTGGCCGAGATGATCATCTCCTCGGAGCGGGCGGGGGACGCTGCCCGGTGA
- a CDS encoding MAB_1171c family putative transporter: MRWDISGTFAAYAVPGALLAVAFVIKLPLLRRAWQDPILRATALLLGIGAIVFASLPPANLHRLNQFTGIPNFAGVWVYSLLTAYCGACLWLIITWREPPSPVRRRRTRLVWMAYTAIIAGLWTTFLLGDHHVERLRDLDTYYANTPWMREFGMLYLVAHMVSALVAAGMLWAWYKEVEDTWLRRAVIFLQVAYALGFVFDVAKIAAIGARWSGRDWDWLSTYVAPPFAMAEALLVATGFIAGQAGPVAEERRRLVRTHRRLRPLWQTMLTVTAPAAPATGRVSGAALRLELRRAAINDGLLKLAPHLSAVRRERVRTAAAAAGHPDAEARGIAGAVDILIAADLLHLPAAEAEPPTGEGQSGHHAPASGLSDSELESIAHALRFHAPVIDRFRRQAAAMEGLTAHA, from the coding sequence ATGCGCTGGGACATCTCCGGCACCTTCGCCGCGTACGCGGTCCCGGGTGCCCTGCTCGCCGTGGCGTTCGTGATCAAGCTTCCGCTGCTGCGCCGCGCCTGGCAGGACCCCATCCTGCGGGCCACCGCGCTGCTGCTCGGCATCGGCGCGATCGTCTTCGCCTCGCTCCCGCCGGCCAACCTGCACCGCCTCAACCAGTTCACCGGCATCCCCAACTTCGCGGGCGTGTGGGTGTATTCGCTGCTCACCGCGTACTGCGGCGCCTGCCTGTGGCTCATCATCACCTGGCGCGAACCCCCGTCCCCGGTCCGCCGCCGGCGCACCCGGCTGGTGTGGATGGCGTACACGGCCATCATCGCGGGCCTGTGGACGACGTTCCTGCTCGGCGACCATCACGTGGAGCGGCTGCGCGACCTCGACACCTACTACGCCAACACGCCCTGGATGCGCGAGTTCGGGATGCTGTACCTGGTCGCGCACATGGTGTCCGCGCTGGTCGCGGCCGGCATGCTGTGGGCCTGGTACAAGGAGGTCGAGGACACCTGGCTGCGCCGGGCCGTGATCTTCCTGCAGGTCGCCTACGCCCTCGGGTTCGTCTTCGACGTCGCCAAGATCGCCGCGATCGGTGCCCGGTGGAGCGGGCGTGACTGGGACTGGCTGTCGACGTACGTCGCCCCGCCGTTCGCCATGGCCGAGGCGCTCCTGGTCGCCACGGGGTTCATCGCCGGGCAGGCCGGTCCGGTGGCCGAGGAGCGCCGGCGTCTCGTGCGCACCCACCGCCGGCTGCGGCCGCTGTGGCAGACCATGCTGACGGTCACCGCCCCGGCGGCCCCCGCGACCGGCCGGGTCAGCGGCGCCGCCCTCCGCCTCGAACTGCGCCGCGCCGCCATCAACGACGGCCTCCTCAAACTGGCCCCCCACCTCAGCGCGGTGCGCCGCGAACGGGTCCGTACGGCGGCCGCGGCGGCGGGCCACCCGGATGCCGAGGCGCGGGGCATCGCCGGGGCGGTGGACATCCTGATCGCGGCCGACCTGCTGCACCTCCCGGCAGCGGAAGCCGAACCTCCCACCGGGGAGGGGCAGTCGGGGCACCACGCGCCCGCGTCCGGTCTCTCCGACAGCGAACTGGAGTCCATCGCACACGCGTTGCGGTTCCACGCGCCGGTCATCGACAGGTTCCGCCGGCAGGCGGCCGCCATGGAAGGTCTCACCGCACATGCCTGA
- a CDS encoding FAD-dependent oxidoreductase, whose product MPDTAADIRTARRRAVVIGGSTAGMLAASVLATRFHEVTVVEADRLPAGPEPRKGLPQARHAHLLWSGGVAAMEELLPGLTEELTGQGAGLVGVMSDLVSKAPSGQWFRRFTDSRHHLIVCSRDLLDAVIRANVLARPGITLLDGTRAAGLAGGRDRVTGVRVDGRDTPLDADLVIDASGRGSQADKWLRALGHAPVQERVVDAGVAYASRLYAAPDGTLGRRYPVVNVQADPREAPGRGGVVVPIEGDRWLVTLSGTRGGQPTADPDAFEHFALTGLTDPVIGRLLAQAKPLTDPVTTRSTANRRRYYENARSWPEGFAVIGDAVAGYNPVYGHGLTVAAQSAIVLGRVLDRHGPTAPGTARRIQRAVARPVGNAWNLAVGQDASYPGATPEPPTLVERMLSRYVDQAVAAGSENPRALRGLLDVMSLKTPAARLFAPDMLWNIALGPRKGPLSGPPLSEEERRAAGLN is encoded by the coding sequence ATGCCTGACACAGCCGCTGACATACGCACCGCCCGCCGCAGAGCGGTCGTCATCGGCGGCAGTACGGCCGGCATGCTCGCCGCGTCCGTGCTCGCCACCCGCTTCCACGAGGTGACCGTCGTGGAGGCCGACCGGCTGCCCGCGGGCCCCGAACCCCGCAAGGGCCTGCCCCAGGCCCGCCACGCCCATCTGCTGTGGTCGGGCGGGGTGGCCGCGATGGAGGAGCTGCTGCCGGGCCTCACCGAGGAGCTGACCGGTCAGGGCGCCGGACTCGTCGGGGTGATGAGCGACCTGGTCAGCAAGGCGCCCTCCGGGCAGTGGTTCCGGCGATTCACCGACTCCCGGCACCACCTGATCGTGTGCAGCCGGGACCTGCTGGACGCGGTGATCCGCGCGAACGTCCTCGCCCGGCCCGGTATCACCCTGCTCGACGGCACCCGGGCGGCGGGCCTGGCCGGCGGGCGCGACCGGGTGACCGGCGTGCGCGTGGACGGCAGGGACACCCCGCTGGACGCCGACCTCGTGATCGACGCGAGCGGGCGCGGCTCGCAGGCCGACAAGTGGTTGCGCGCACTGGGTCACGCCCCGGTCCAGGAACGCGTGGTCGACGCGGGCGTCGCCTACGCCAGCCGCCTCTACGCGGCCCCCGACGGCACCCTCGGCCGCCGCTACCCGGTGGTCAACGTCCAGGCCGACCCGCGCGAGGCACCCGGGCGCGGCGGGGTCGTCGTACCGATCGAGGGCGACCGCTGGCTGGTCACGCTCTCCGGCACCCGGGGCGGGCAGCCGACCGCCGACCCCGACGCGTTCGAGCACTTCGCGCTCACCGGCCTGACCGACCCGGTCATCGGCCGGCTCCTCGCGCAGGCGAAGCCGCTGACCGACCCGGTGACCACCCGCAGCACCGCCAACCGCCGCCGCTACTACGAGAACGCCCGGTCCTGGCCGGAGGGCTTCGCGGTCATCGGGGACGCTGTCGCCGGCTACAACCCGGTCTACGGCCACGGTCTGACCGTCGCCGCCCAGAGCGCGATCGTCCTCGGCCGGGTCCTCGACCGCCACGGCCCCACCGCCCCCGGCACCGCCCGCCGTATCCAGCGCGCGGTCGCCCGCCCGGTGGGCAACGCCTGGAACCTCGCCGTCGGCCAGGACGCCTCCTACCCCGGCGCCACGCCCGAGCCGCCCACCCTCGTGGAGCGGATGCTCAGCCGCTACGTCGACCAGGCCGTGGCCGCGGGCTCGGAGAACCCGCGCGCCCTGCGCGGCCTGCTGGACGTGATGAGCCTGAAGACCCCGGCGGCCCGGCTGTTCGCCCCCGACATGCTCTGGAACATCGCCCTCGGCCCGCGCAAAGGCCCGCTGTCCGGCCCGCCGCTGAGCGAGGAGGAACGCCGGGCCGCCGGTCTCAACTAG
- a CDS encoding nuclear transport factor 2 family protein has translation MDPLERLLAERACERLIIDFVHRLDLGEPAAVAGLFTEDGVWEWPPPGGDGRRAQGREALREYFGSRPADRLSRRFMSNVLVTVTGPDTATAVSYFATYRVDGYGGGIVPAGPPVQVGQYEDSFRRADDGGWLLAHRVLRLPFGGPTPQAGKAS, from the coding sequence ATGGATCCCTTGGAGCGGCTTCTGGCCGAGCGCGCCTGCGAGCGGCTGATCATCGACTTCGTCCACCGGCTCGACCTTGGTGAACCGGCCGCCGTGGCCGGGCTGTTCACCGAGGACGGGGTCTGGGAGTGGCCGCCGCCGGGTGGCGACGGGAGGCGGGCGCAGGGGCGGGAGGCGCTGCGGGAGTACTTCGGCTCCCGGCCCGCCGACCGGCTCTCGCGCCGGTTCATGTCCAACGTCCTCGTCACCGTGACCGGCCCGGACACGGCCACCGCTGTCTCGTACTTCGCGACCTACCGCGTCGACGGGTACGGCGGCGGCATCGTGCCCGCCGGGCCGCCCGTGCAGGTGGGGCAGTACGAGGACTCCTTCCGCCGGGCCGACGACGGCGGGTGGCTGCTGGCCCACCGGGTGCTGCGGCTGCCCTTCGGCGGGCCCACTCCCCAGGCGGGGAAAGCTAGTTGA
- a CDS encoding MBL fold metallo-hydrolase: MATTFEHGGGVRSVRVPIPDNPLGHTLVYVVETDRGPVLIDAGWDDPGSWDTLTAGLVACGTAVTEVYGVVVTHHHPDHHGLSARVREASGAWVALHAADAAIVRRTRETRPERWFSYMAAKLTAAGAPDGHVAPLRAPRPRTLPGLSPALPDRDIVPGELLDLPGRRLRAVWTPGHTPGHVCLHLDEEHPAQLPGAGRLFSGDHLLPEITPHIGLYEDPDDTTVTDPLGDYLDSLERIGRLTPAEVLPAHQHAFTDAPGRVRALLAHHEERLRGLLRLLAEPLTPWQLAERMEWNRPWEQIPYGSRNIAVSEAEAHLRRLVKQGRAEPVAGSEPVAYVAV; this comes from the coding sequence ATGGCGACGACGTTCGAGCACGGCGGGGGCGTACGGTCCGTTCGGGTGCCCATCCCGGACAATCCCCTGGGGCACACTCTGGTCTACGTGGTGGAGACCGACCGGGGTCCCGTGCTCATCGACGCCGGGTGGGACGATCCCGGCTCCTGGGACACCCTCACGGCGGGGCTCGTGGCGTGCGGTACGGCGGTGACCGAGGTGTACGGCGTCGTCGTCACGCATCACCACCCGGACCACCACGGGCTGTCGGCGCGGGTGCGCGAGGCCTCCGGCGCCTGGGTGGCGCTGCACGCGGCCGACGCGGCGATCGTCCGCAGGACGCGTGAGACACGCCCCGAGCGGTGGTTCTCGTACATGGCGGCCAAGCTGACGGCGGCCGGAGCGCCCGACGGCCATGTGGCTCCCCTGCGCGCCCCACGCCCGCGGACCCTGCCCGGCCTGTCCCCGGCCCTCCCCGACCGGGACATCGTGCCCGGCGAACTCCTCGACCTGCCCGGCCGCCGGCTGCGCGCCGTCTGGACCCCGGGGCACACGCCCGGCCATGTGTGTCTCCACCTGGACGAGGAGCATCCCGCTCAACTGCCCGGAGCGGGCCGCCTGTTCAGCGGAGATCACCTGCTCCCCGAGATCACCCCGCACATCGGCCTGTACGAGGACCCCGACGACACGACAGTCACCGACCCCCTCGGTGACTACCTCGACTCGCTGGAGCGGATCGGCCGGCTCACCCCCGCCGAGGTGCTCCCCGCCCACCAGCACGCCTTCACCGACGCGCCGGGCCGGGTGCGGGCGTTGCTGGCCCACCACGAGGAACGGCTCCGCGGTCTGCTGCGCCTCCTCGCCGAGCCGCTCACGCCCTGGCAGCTGGCCGAGCGGATGGAGTGGAACCGGCCGTGGGAGCAGATCCCGTACGGCTCCCGGAACATCGCCGTCTCCGAGGCCGAGGCACATCTGCGGCGGCTGGTGAAGCAGGGGCGGGCGGAGCCGGTGGCGGGGAGCGAGCCGGTGGCGTACGTGGCGGTGTAG
- a CDS encoding aldehyde dehydrogenase: protein MTELVEHGQLFIGGELTDPAGKDVIEVISPHTEEVIGRVPHASREDVDRAVAVARRAFDEGPWPRATLEERIEVVTRIKDGIAARHEEIARVISSENGSPYSWSVLAQALGAMMVWDAAIRVARDYTYEERRDGVLGPILVRREPVGVVAAVVPWNVPQFVAAAKLAPALLAGCTVVLKPSPESPLDAYLLGEIAQQAGLPQGVLSILPADREVSEYLVGHPGIDKVAFTGSVAAGKRVMEVAARHLTRVTLELGGKSAAVVLPDSDVQAAVSGIVPAAWMNNGQACVAQTRILVPRARYDEYADAFAAAASALKVGDPLDPATQVGPLVARRQQQRNLDYIRIGQEEGAKILTGGGRPAGLERGWYVEPTLFGDVHNAMRIAREEIFGPVICLLPYGDEEEAVKIANDSDYGLSGSVWTADVAHGIEVARRVRTGTYSVNTFSLDMLGPFGGYKNSGLGREFGPEGYGAYLEHKMIHLPAGA, encoded by the coding sequence ATGACGGAGCTCGTGGAACACGGACAGCTGTTCATCGGCGGGGAGTTGACCGACCCCGCGGGCAAGGACGTCATCGAGGTGATCTCGCCGCACACCGAGGAGGTCATCGGCCGGGTGCCGCACGCCTCCCGGGAGGACGTCGACCGGGCGGTGGCCGTGGCCCGCCGCGCCTTCGACGAAGGGCCCTGGCCGCGGGCCACACTGGAGGAGCGGATCGAGGTCGTCACCCGCATCAAGGACGGCATCGCCGCCCGGCACGAGGAGATCGCCCGGGTGATCTCCTCGGAGAACGGCTCCCCGTACTCCTGGAGCGTCCTCGCCCAGGCGCTCGGCGCGATGATGGTGTGGGACGCGGCGATCAGGGTGGCGCGGGACTACACGTACGAGGAGCGCCGGGACGGTGTGCTCGGCCCGATCCTCGTCCGGCGCGAACCGGTCGGCGTCGTCGCGGCCGTGGTGCCGTGGAACGTCCCCCAGTTCGTGGCCGCCGCCAAGCTCGCGCCCGCGCTGCTGGCCGGCTGCACGGTCGTACTGAAGCCGTCCCCGGAGTCCCCGCTGGACGCGTATCTGCTGGGCGAGATCGCGCAGCAGGCCGGGCTGCCGCAGGGCGTGCTGTCGATCCTCCCCGCAGACCGTGAGGTCAGCGAGTACCTGGTCGGGCACCCCGGCATCGACAAGGTCGCCTTCACCGGCTCGGTGGCGGCAGGCAAGCGCGTGATGGAGGTCGCCGCCCGCCATCTCACCCGGGTCACACTGGAGCTGGGCGGAAAATCGGCGGCGGTCGTTCTCCCGGACTCGGATGTGCAGGCGGCGGTGTCCGGGATCGTCCCGGCGGCCTGGATGAACAACGGTCAGGCGTGCGTCGCCCAGACCCGCATCCTCGTCCCGCGCGCCCGCTACGACGAGTACGCCGATGCCTTCGCCGCCGCCGCGAGCGCGCTGAAGGTCGGCGACCCGCTGGACCCGGCCACCCAGGTCGGCCCGCTGGTCGCCCGCCGCCAGCAGCAGCGCAACCTCGACTACATCCGCATCGGCCAGGAGGAAGGCGCCAAGATCCTCACCGGCGGCGGCCGGCCGGCGGGCCTGGAGCGCGGCTGGTACGTCGAGCCGACGCTCTTCGGCGACGTCCACAACGCCATGCGCATCGCCCGCGAGGAGATCTTCGGCCCGGTGATCTGCCTGCTCCCCTACGGCGACGAGGAGGAGGCGGTGAAGATCGCCAACGACTCGGACTACGGCCTGTCCGGCAGCGTGTGGACGGCGGACGTGGCGCACGGCATCGAGGTGGCACGGCGGGTCCGCACCGGCACCTACTCGGTCAACACCTTCAGCCTCGACATGCTCGGCCCGTTCGGCGGCTACAAGAACTCCGGTCTGGGGCGGGAGTTCGGCCCGGAGGGGTACGGCGCGTACCTGGAGCACAAGATGATCCACCTGCCGGCGGGGGCGTGA
- a CDS encoding ferredoxin, which yields MGDRWHVEVDRSVCIGSAQCLHHAPDAFRLDSARQSHPVEADTDASEPILEAAEGCPVEAILITLVGSGEGVFPPEE from the coding sequence ATGGGCGACCGCTGGCACGTCGAGGTCGACCGGTCGGTGTGCATCGGCTCCGCCCAGTGCCTCCACCACGCCCCCGACGCCTTCCGCCTCGACTCCGCCCGCCAGTCCCACCCGGTGGAGGCGGACACGGACGCGAGCGAGCCGATTCTGGAGGCGGCGGAGGGGTGTCCGGTGGAGGCGATTCTGATCACGCTGGTGGGGAGTGGGGAGGGAGTGTTTCCGCCGGAGGAGTGA